A genomic window from Cupriavidus metallidurans CH34 includes:
- a CDS encoding FAD-dependent oxidoreductase, translating to MSSTKVDIDYQRIQYDYVPCAEQRGALTNAAPHPVIVVGAGPIGLATAIDLARHGVPVVVVDDDCMLSVGSRAICFAKRTLDIFDRLGCGDRMVDKGVRWNLGKVFLRDSQVYAFDLLPESDHQRPAFINLQQYYLEGYLLECAQAMPNIEIRWKSKAVAIEQHADHVTLTIETPDGCYALRGAYVVAADGSRSPLRKMLGLESHGHTFRDRFLIADVKMEAPFPAERWFWFDPPFHPNQSVLLHRQPDNVWRIDFQLGWDADPAFEKTPERVLPRVQALLGPDAKFELEWVSVYTFSCVRMDSFRHGRVLFAGDSAHCVSPFGARGANSGVQDAENLAWKLAYVLQGKAPESLLDTYASEREFAADENILNSTRSTDFITPKSAVSRIFRDAVLTLARDHAFARQLVNSGRLSVPAVLRDSPLNTADAESFSGQMVPGAACVDAPVAGTEGKPWLLPHLGDDFVALIFGAPAGIDAACREALTQLLQGDIPLRVVFVTDAAISASAEAWPGAVVLRDAGGVAARRYDARAGTCYLIRPDQHVCARWRAVDANQIAGAIARATCNAAATVAAQSPAAARTPALA from the coding sequence ATGAGCAGTACCAAGGTCGACATCGACTACCAGCGCATCCAGTACGACTACGTACCATGCGCCGAGCAGCGGGGGGCATTGACCAATGCCGCCCCGCATCCCGTGATCGTGGTCGGGGCCGGGCCGATTGGCCTGGCCACCGCCATCGACCTGGCCCGCCACGGCGTGCCGGTGGTGGTGGTCGATGACGACTGCATGCTCTCGGTCGGATCGCGTGCAATCTGCTTCGCCAAGCGCACGCTGGATATCTTCGACCGGCTCGGCTGTGGCGACCGCATGGTCGACAAGGGCGTGCGCTGGAACCTTGGCAAGGTCTTCCTGCGGGACAGCCAGGTCTATGCGTTCGACCTGTTGCCCGAATCCGACCACCAGCGGCCGGCGTTTATCAACCTGCAGCAGTACTACCTCGAGGGCTATCTGCTCGAATGCGCGCAGGCGATGCCCAACATCGAGATCCGCTGGAAGAGCAAGGCAGTTGCCATCGAGCAACACGCGGACCACGTGACGCTGACGATCGAAACGCCCGATGGCTGTTACGCGCTGCGCGGTGCCTACGTGGTGGCCGCCGATGGCTCGCGCAGCCCGCTGCGCAAGATGCTGGGTCTGGAGAGCCACGGTCATACGTTCCGAGACCGCTTCCTGATCGCCGACGTGAAGATGGAAGCGCCGTTCCCGGCCGAGCGCTGGTTCTGGTTTGATCCGCCGTTCCATCCGAACCAGTCGGTGCTGCTGCACCGGCAGCCTGACAACGTCTGGCGCATTGACTTCCAGCTCGGGTGGGATGCCGATCCCGCATTCGAGAAGACGCCCGAGCGTGTGCTGCCGCGTGTACAGGCGCTGCTTGGCCCCGATGCGAAGTTCGAGCTCGAATGGGTCAGCGTCTATACGTTCTCGTGCGTGCGGATGGACAGCTTCCGCCACGGCCGCGTGTTGTTCGCGGGCGATTCGGCCCACTGCGTCTCGCCGTTCGGCGCGCGCGGCGCTAACAGCGGCGTGCAGGATGCCGAGAACCTTGCCTGGAAACTGGCCTACGTGCTGCAGGGCAAGGCGCCGGAAAGCCTGCTGGATACCTACGCCAGCGAGCGCGAGTTCGCGGCCGACGAGAACATCCTCAACTCGACGCGCTCGACCGATTTCATTACGCCGAAGAGCGCGGTCAGCCGCATCTTCCGCGACGCGGTGCTGACACTGGCGCGCGACCACGCGTTTGCGCGGCAACTGGTCAATAGTGGCCGGCTGTCGGTGCCGGCCGTGCTGCGCGACTCGCCGCTGAACACCGCCGATGCGGAATCGTTCTCCGGCCAGATGGTGCCGGGCGCAGCATGCGTCGATGCCCCCGTGGCCGGCACGGAAGGCAAGCCCTGGTTGCTGCCGCATCTGGGCGACGACTTCGTGGCGCTGATCTTTGGCGCGCCGGCTGGCATCGACGCAGCATGCCGTGAAGCGCTGACGCAACTGCTGCAGGGAGACATTCCGCTGCGGGTGGTGTTCGTGACCGATGCGGCCATTTCGGCATCGGCCGAAGCCTGGCCCGGCGCGGTCGTGCTGCGCGACGCGGGCGGCGTGGCGGCCCGGCGCTATGACGCGCGCGCGGGCACCTGCTACCTGATTCGCCCTGACCAGCACGTCTGCGCGCGGTGGCGCGCGGTCGATGCGAACCAGATCGCCGGAGCGATCGCTCGCGCCACATGCAATGCCGCAGCAACCGTCGCGGCGCAATCGCCAGCCGCGGCACGCACGCCGGCACTGGCCTGA
- a CDS encoding DUF2783 domain-containing protein: MPLNTAPNLAYPDEFYEALIEMHHDLDDAESQAVNARLILLLANHIGDLDTLREAMRLARDVALEPAAS, translated from the coding sequence ATGCCGCTCAACACCGCTCCCAATCTTGCCTATCCCGACGAGTTCTACGAGGCGCTCATCGAGATGCATCATGACCTCGATGACGCCGAAAGCCAGGCCGTCAACGCGAGACTGATCCTGCTGCTGGCCAACCACATCGGTGATCTCGACACGCTGCGCGAAGCGATGCGCCTGGCGCGCGATGTCGCGCTCGAGCCTGCCGCAAGCTAG
- a CDS encoding aspartate aminotransferase family protein, producing MTHVFHRNPKQTLPVAVGGQGIELIDSNGRRYLDASGGAAVSCLGHGHPRVIEAIKAQVDTIAYAHTSFFTTEVSETLAQTLADAAPGDLDHVYFVSGGSEAVEAALKLARQYFVEIGQTQRRHFIARRQSYHGNTLGALAIGGNAWRREPFLPLLVPAHHVSPCYAYRDQAAGEADTQYAQRLADELEAKILELGPDSVAGFVAETVVGATAGAVPPVADYLKRIRAVCDKYGVLLILDEVMSGMGRTGYLFACEEDGVVPDIVTIAKGLGAGYQPIGAMLSTSRIYDAIIGGSGFFQHGHTYIGHATACAAALAVQRTIVEDKLLDNVLARGEQLRARLRESLGDHPNLGDVRGRGLFVGVEFVADRATKATLDPAKKTHAVLKRTCMEHGVLVYPMGGTVDGIHGDHVLFAPPFICTPTDIDNIVDRFTQAVKTVLPA from the coding sequence ATGACGCACGTATTCCACCGCAATCCGAAGCAAACCTTGCCGGTCGCCGTTGGCGGCCAGGGTATCGAACTGATCGACAGCAATGGCCGGCGCTACCTCGACGCTTCGGGCGGCGCGGCGGTTTCCTGTCTCGGTCATGGCCACCCGCGCGTGATCGAAGCGATCAAGGCGCAGGTGGACACCATTGCCTACGCGCATACGTCGTTCTTTACCACCGAGGTGTCCGAGACGCTGGCCCAGACGCTGGCCGATGCGGCCCCCGGAGATCTCGATCATGTGTACTTCGTGTCCGGCGGCTCCGAGGCGGTGGAAGCCGCGCTGAAGCTGGCGCGCCAGTACTTCGTGGAGATCGGCCAGACGCAGCGCCGCCACTTCATCGCGCGGCGCCAGAGCTATCACGGCAATACGCTCGGCGCGCTGGCGATCGGCGGCAACGCGTGGCGGCGCGAGCCGTTCCTGCCGCTGCTGGTGCCGGCGCACCATGTGTCGCCGTGCTATGCCTACCGAGATCAGGCGGCCGGCGAAGCCGACACGCAGTACGCGCAGCGTCTGGCCGACGAACTTGAAGCAAAGATCCTCGAACTCGGCCCCGACTCGGTGGCCGGCTTCGTCGCCGAGACGGTGGTCGGCGCTACCGCAGGGGCGGTGCCGCCGGTGGCCGATTACCTGAAGCGTATCCGCGCTGTGTGCGACAAGTACGGCGTGCTGCTGATCCTCGATGAAGTGATGTCGGGCATGGGCCGGACGGGTTACCTGTTCGCGTGCGAAGAGGACGGCGTGGTGCCCGACATCGTGACGATCGCGAAGGGCCTCGGCGCTGGTTACCAGCCGATCGGCGCAATGCTCTCGACGTCGCGCATCTATGACGCGATCATCGGTGGCAGCGGTTTCTTCCAGCACGGCCACACCTATATCGGTCATGCGACGGCCTGCGCGGCAGCGCTGGCCGTGCAGCGCACGATTGTCGAGGACAAGTTGCTGGACAACGTGCTGGCGCGTGGCGAACAGTTGCGCGCGCGCCTGCGCGAATCGCTCGGCGACCATCCGAACCTTGGCGACGTGCGGGGCCGTGGACTGTTCGTCGGCGTGGAGTTCGTGGCCGATCGCGCCACCAAGGCCACGCTCGACCCGGCGAAGAAGACGCACGCCGTGCTCAAGCGCACCTGCATGGAGCATGGCGTGCTGGTTTATCCGATGGGCGGCACGGTCGATGGCATCCACGGTGACCACGTGCTGTTTGCGCCGCCGTTTATCTGCACGCCCACCGACATCGACAACATCGTAGACCGCTTCACGCAGGCCGTGAAAACGGTACTGCCGGCTTGA
- a CDS encoding beta-keto acid cleavage family enzyme produces the protein MPNQNPVATADTLRRPFALAVAPNGARKTHADHACLPITPDELAQCARECVDAGAAMIHLHVRKADATHSLEVVDYEPAIAAVRKAVGNALVLQLTTEAVGIYQPAQQIATVRALRPEAASVAIRELVPNVAALPAAAEFFQWMHHEHVVAQYILYDADDVRRYAALRESGAIPAGRHWVLFVLGRYSAGQKSSPADLLPFLAAWRETGLDQSGVEWAVCAFGKQEADCAATAVMLGGHARIGFENNMTLPDGAMAPDNAALLQAVRTPLLALGYVSMTADVLRERFAD, from the coding sequence ATGCCGAACCAGAATCCTGTCGCTACCGCTGACACCTTGCGTCGCCCGTTCGCTCTGGCGGTGGCCCCGAATGGCGCGCGCAAGACGCACGCGGACCACGCGTGCCTGCCAATCACGCCCGACGAGCTGGCGCAGTGCGCGCGCGAATGCGTGGATGCCGGCGCTGCGATGATCCATCTGCACGTGCGCAAGGCCGACGCCACGCACAGCCTCGAAGTGGTCGACTACGAGCCGGCCATTGCCGCTGTGCGCAAGGCTGTGGGCAATGCGCTGGTGCTGCAGCTGACCACCGAGGCGGTCGGCATCTACCAGCCGGCGCAGCAGATCGCGACCGTGCGTGCGCTGCGCCCCGAGGCCGCATCGGTGGCCATTCGCGAACTCGTGCCCAATGTCGCCGCGTTGCCTGCCGCCGCAGAGTTCTTCCAGTGGATGCACCACGAGCACGTGGTGGCGCAATACATCCTCTACGATGCCGATGACGTGCGCCGCTATGCGGCCCTGCGCGAAAGCGGCGCGATTCCAGCCGGGCGGCACTGGGTGCTGTTCGTGCTGGGACGGTACTCGGCCGGACAGAAGTCGTCGCCGGCGGACCTGCTGCCGTTCCTGGCCGCCTGGCGCGAGACCGGGCTCGATCAGTCTGGCGTCGAATGGGCGGTCTGCGCATTCGGCAAGCAGGAGGCCGATTGCGCGGCCACGGCCGTGATGCTGGGCGGGCACGCGCGTATCGGCTTCGAGAACAACATGACTTTGCCCGATGGCGCGATGGCGCCGGACAACGCCGCGTTGCTGCAAGCGGTGCGCACGCCGCTCCTCGCGCTTGGCTATGTCTCGATGACGGCTGACGTGCTGCGCGAGCGTTTCGCGGACTGA
- a CDS encoding pyridoxal phosphate-dependent aminotransferase — protein sequence MSTSPSRQSSLTEAPPRARDVVHALRASRIREVANAGIGLPDVLPFWFGESDQVTPSFIRDAASRALANGATFYNHNLGIAPLRAALSEYVTRLHGATPVDHIAVTSAGVNALMLAAQLVTGPGDRVVAVTPLWPNLVEIPRILGAAVETVTLDYGADGWTLDVDKLLAALTPGTRAVMINSPNNPTGWVMPRGAQQAVLDHCRRHGIWIIADEVYERLYYGDEGAVAPSFLDIAGRDERVIAVNSFSKAWLMTGWRLGWMVVPSSMMDDLGKLIEYNTSCAPSFVQEAGVVAVREGEAFTQDLVKRLRSARDHLVSALSALPGIDAHAPDGAMYVFFRLKGATDSLDLCKRLVRDAHLGLAPGSAFGDEGEGFVRWCYACDEARLDEGVKRLRGYLGR from the coding sequence ATGTCGACCAGCCCGTCCCGCCAGTCTTCCCTGACCGAAGCGCCGCCACGGGCGCGTGACGTCGTGCACGCGCTGCGCGCGTCGCGCATCCGTGAAGTGGCTAATGCAGGGATCGGCCTGCCCGACGTGCTGCCGTTCTGGTTCGGTGAATCGGACCAGGTCACGCCGTCATTCATCCGCGATGCCGCGAGCCGCGCGCTCGCAAACGGGGCCACCTTCTACAACCACAATCTTGGCATCGCGCCGCTGCGGGCGGCGTTGTCGGAGTACGTGACCCGATTGCACGGAGCCACGCCGGTCGACCATATCGCCGTGACCAGCGCCGGCGTCAATGCGCTGATGCTCGCCGCGCAACTCGTCACCGGCCCCGGCGACCGCGTGGTGGCGGTGACGCCGCTGTGGCCCAACCTCGTCGAGATTCCGCGCATCCTTGGCGCGGCGGTGGAAACAGTGACGCTCGACTATGGCGCGGATGGCTGGACACTCGATGTCGACAAGCTGCTGGCCGCGCTGACGCCGGGCACGCGCGCCGTGATGATCAATTCGCCGAACAACCCGACCGGCTGGGTCATGCCCCGCGGCGCGCAACAGGCCGTGCTCGACCACTGCCGCCGCCACGGCATCTGGATCATCGCCGACGAAGTCTACGAGCGGCTTTACTACGGCGACGAGGGGGCGGTCGCACCATCGTTCCTTGACATCGCCGGCCGCGACGAGCGCGTTATCGCGGTCAACTCGTTCTCGAAGGCATGGCTGATGACCGGCTGGCGGCTTGGCTGGATGGTGGTGCCATCTTCGATGATGGACGACCTGGGCAAGCTCATCGAATACAACACGTCCTGCGCGCCATCGTTCGTGCAGGAGGCCGGCGTGGTGGCCGTGCGTGAGGGCGAAGCATTCACCCAGGATCTGGTCAAACGGCTGCGTTCGGCGCGTGATCATCTGGTGAGCGCGCTATCGGCATTACCCGGTATCGACGCGCACGCGCCGGATGGGGCGATGTATGTGTTCTTCCGCCTGAAAGGCGCGACCGACAGCCTCGATCTGTGCAAGCGGCTCGTGCGCGATGCCCATCTCGGGCTGGCGCCGGGAAGCGCGTTCGGCGACGAGGGCGAGGGCTTTGTGCGGTGGTGCTATGCGTGCGACGAGGCGCGGCTCGATGAGGGGGTGAAGCGGTTGCGGGGGTATCTGGGGCGGTAG
- a CDS encoding MFS transporter, which produces MHTQSLGAAPVLPEIPSHAIPQVLPTQQEDALYRKVWLRIIPFLFICYVVSFLDRINIGFAQLQMKHDLGFSDAMYGLGAAVFYVGYVLCEVPSNMLLARFGARRTFTRIMLLWGVASVGMMLVSQPSHFYLLRFLLGVFEAGFFPGIVLYLTYWFPARRRAAVMAIFFAGVAVAGVLGGLISGWIMRDMAGVLGMRGWQWMFAIEGAPAVLLGLIAAVCLVDGPRQARWLTPAEQDYLVAQHEAESRGAGGHAHSMQALRQALANPRVYLFAFIYFALTCGSLTLSFWMPLMIRDFGIQDVVAVSLYSVIPNAIGAVGLILIARRSDRLGERHGHFLCCTAGGALALAALTLHVPSLGVSLAILSVAAVLIFAALPIFWALPPSHLPAQTAATGIAFISSIGITSGIVSPWVIGQIKAHTGSMDNALYLLAGLLLASGLALWKGVPRTPTAH; this is translated from the coding sequence ATGCATACCCAGAGCCTGGGCGCCGCCCCCGTCTTGCCTGAAATCCCGTCACACGCAATACCGCAAGTCCTTCCCACGCAGCAGGAGGACGCGCTGTACCGCAAGGTCTGGCTGCGCATCATCCCGTTCCTGTTCATCTGCTACGTCGTGTCGTTCCTGGACCGGATCAACATCGGCTTCGCGCAATTGCAGATGAAGCATGACCTTGGGTTCAGTGACGCGATGTACGGGCTGGGCGCAGCAGTGTTCTACGTCGGCTACGTGCTGTGCGAAGTCCCCAGCAACATGCTGTTGGCACGCTTTGGCGCGCGCCGCACGTTCACGCGGATCATGCTGCTGTGGGGTGTCGCATCGGTGGGCATGATGCTGGTGTCGCAGCCGTCGCACTTCTATCTGCTGCGCTTCCTGCTCGGCGTGTTCGAAGCGGGCTTCTTCCCGGGCATTGTGCTGTACCTGACCTACTGGTTCCCGGCGCGCCGTCGCGCGGCGGTGATGGCGATCTTCTTTGCGGGCGTGGCCGTGGCCGGCGTGCTTGGCGGGCTGATCTCGGGCTGGATCATGCGCGACATGGCCGGTGTGCTTGGGATGCGCGGCTGGCAATGGATGTTCGCGATCGAAGGCGCGCCGGCAGTGCTGCTGGGCCTGATCGCCGCCGTGTGCCTCGTCGATGGCCCACGCCAGGCGCGCTGGCTGACACCGGCCGAGCAGGACTACCTGGTGGCCCAACATGAGGCGGAGTCGCGCGGTGCGGGTGGCCACGCCCATTCGATGCAGGCCCTGCGTCAGGCCCTGGCCAACCCACGGGTCTATCTGTTCGCGTTCATCTACTTCGCGCTGACGTGCGGCTCGCTGACGCTGTCATTCTGGATGCCGCTCATGATTCGCGACTTCGGCATCCAGGACGTGGTGGCCGTCAGCCTCTACTCGGTCATCCCGAACGCCATCGGCGCGGTGGGCTTGATCCTTATTGCGCGGCGCTCCGACCGCCTCGGCGAGCGTCACGGGCATTTTCTCTGCTGCACTGCAGGAGGCGCACTGGCGCTGGCCGCGTTGACGCTACATGTGCCGAGCCTTGGCGTGTCGTTGGCGATCCTATCTGTTGCCGCCGTGCTGATCTTCGCCGCGCTGCCGATCTTCTGGGCGCTGCCGCCAAGCCATCTGCCGGCCCAGACCGCCGCCACCGGCATTGCCTTCATCTCCAGCATCGGTATCACCAGCGGCATCGTCAGCCCCTGGGTCATCGGCCAGATCAAGGCGCACACGGGCAGCATGGACAACGCGCTGTACCTGTTGGCCGGGCTGCTGCTGGCCAGCGGGCTGGCGCTGTGGAAGGGCGTGCCGCGCACACCGACGGCGCACTAG
- a CDS encoding MurR/RpiR family transcriptional regulator, producing the protein MPASTPKPPQSLDALLAQLRADFPNLSAQFQSGARYLLDHPRDIAIQSMRKVAGNAGVQPATLVRLSQALGFEGWQGLRELFVEAVRDGDSQPYARRARKVVRESGSSRMFAEMIEVQHHNLDALLASNADALPRAAELLAAAPMVHVAGFRSCFPIAFSFHYIYGLFRSSVRLIRGDAGTLEMELRALSPKDAVLVAGFAPYSQESMRVATAAREAGCTVIALTDSTVAPIALEADCTLLFAIDSPSFFPSITSGVAMVEALVEHLLAKKGKGAIRALEQTEGQLHRTGAYLPSRRG; encoded by the coding sequence ATGCCCGCCTCCACGCCCAAGCCGCCGCAGTCGCTCGATGCGCTGCTGGCGCAACTCCGCGCCGATTTCCCGAATCTGAGCGCGCAGTTCCAGAGTGGCGCCAGATACCTGCTCGATCACCCGCGCGATATTGCTATCCAGTCGATGCGCAAGGTGGCCGGCAACGCCGGGGTGCAGCCCGCCACGCTGGTGCGACTGTCGCAGGCGCTCGGGTTCGAAGGCTGGCAGGGATTGCGCGAACTGTTCGTCGAGGCAGTGCGCGACGGCGACAGCCAGCCTTACGCCAGGCGCGCCCGCAAGGTGGTGCGGGAAAGTGGCTCGAGCCGCATGTTCGCGGAAATGATCGAAGTGCAGCATCACAACCTCGACGCGCTGCTGGCCAGCAACGCCGACGCGCTGCCACGTGCGGCCGAACTGCTGGCGGCCGCACCGATGGTCCACGTGGCGGGCTTCCGCTCGTGCTTTCCAATCGCGTTCTCGTTCCACTACATCTACGGGCTGTTCCGCAGCTCGGTGCGCCTGATCCGTGGCGACGCAGGCACGCTGGAGATGGAACTGCGCGCCTTGAGCCCCAAGGATGCGGTGCTGGTAGCCGGCTTCGCGCCCTACTCGCAGGAAAGCATGCGCGTGGCCACCGCCGCACGCGAGGCGGGCTGCACGGTGATCGCCTTGACCGACAGTACGGTGGCGCCAATCGCGCTGGAAGCCGATTGCACACTGCTCTTCGCCATCGACAGCCCATCGTTCTTCCCGTCGATCACCAGCGGCGTGGCGATGGTGGAGGCGCTGGTCGAGCATCTGCTGGCAAAGAAGGGCAAGGGGGCGATCCGGGCGCTGGAGCAGACGGAGGGGCAGCTGCACCGGACGGGGGCCTACCTCCCGTCGCGGCGCGGCTGA
- a CDS encoding MBL fold metallo-hydrolase, which produces MAKAFASQADLEAKQITFTQLSENAYAYTAEGDPNSGVIIGDDGVMIIDTTATPAMAQDLIAKIRAITDKPIKYVVLSHYHAVRVLGASAYFAEGAQQIIASRGTYEMIVERGEADMKSEIERFPRLFAGVETVPGLTWPTLVFEREITLFLGKLEVRIAHLGAGHTKGDTVVWLPQQKVLFSGDLVEYDAACYCGDAQLEQWPATLDALAALQPEKLVPGRGPALTTREDVAKGLAYTKDFVSTLFQAGKEAVAGKMDLKAAMAHTRKSMDPKFGQVFIYEHCLPFDVSRAFDEAAGVTHPRIWTAQRDQEMWAALQD; this is translated from the coding sequence ATGGCAAAAGCATTCGCATCCCAGGCCGACCTGGAAGCCAAGCAGATCACCTTCACCCAGCTTTCCGAAAATGCCTACGCCTACACAGCCGAGGGCGACCCCAACTCCGGCGTGATCATCGGCGATGACGGCGTGATGATCATCGACACCACCGCCACGCCCGCCATGGCGCAGGACCTGATCGCCAAGATCCGCGCGATCACGGACAAGCCGATCAAGTACGTGGTGCTGTCGCACTACCACGCGGTGCGTGTGCTCGGCGCGTCGGCGTACTTCGCCGAAGGCGCGCAGCAGATCATCGCCAGCCGTGGCACCTACGAAATGATCGTCGAGCGCGGCGAAGCCGACATGAAGTCCGAGATCGAACGTTTTCCGCGTCTGTTCGCCGGCGTGGAAACCGTGCCGGGTCTGACTTGGCCAACGCTCGTGTTCGAACGCGAAATCACGCTGTTTCTGGGCAAGCTCGAAGTGCGCATCGCCCATCTGGGCGCGGGCCATACGAAGGGCGACACCGTGGTGTGGCTGCCGCAGCAGAAGGTGCTGTTCTCGGGCGATCTGGTCGAATACGACGCGGCCTGCTACTGCGGCGATGCCCAGCTCGAGCAATGGCCTGCCACGCTCGACGCGCTGGCCGCGCTGCAGCCCGAGAAGCTGGTGCCGGGCCGTGGCCCAGCGCTGACCACGCGCGAGGACGTGGCCAAGGGCCTGGCCTACACCAAGGATTTCGTGTCCACGCTGTTCCAGGCTGGCAAGGAAGCCGTGGCCGGAAAGATGGATCTGAAGGCGGCGATGGCGCATACGCGCAAGTCGATGGACCCGAAGTTCGGCCAGGTGTTCATCTACGAACACTGCCTGCCGTTCGACGTGTCGCGCGCCTTCGACGAGGCAGCCGGCGTCACGCATCCCCGTATCTGGACCGCGCAGCGTGACCAGGAGATGTGGGCGGCGCTGCAGGACTGA
- a CDS encoding glutamate/aspartate ABC transporter substrate-binding protein: MNQFFMTRAAVLMAVSLGAGSALAVDVAASPTLSKIKSSGTISIGHRTSSIPFSYYDANQKVIGFSQDICDRVIDAVKKETGTPNLQVRMVPVTSQNRQSLVQNGTVDLECGVTTNLKSRQQQVAFSTTFFVAGTRLLVKKGSPVHDFGDLSGKAVVTNAGTTSERILRKLNDEKGANITIQSAKDYGESFLILQSGRVAAFMMDDVLLSGSRTLAPNPNDWVVVGTPQSFEAYGFMMRKDDPGFKQVVDATTTGLMRSGEINTLYTKWFLKPVPPKNLSFDLPQSEQIKKAYANPNDEAFE; the protein is encoded by the coding sequence ATGAACCAGTTCTTCATGACCCGTGCCGCCGTGCTGATGGCGGTGTCGCTCGGCGCCGGTTCGGCGCTTGCGGTCGACGTGGCCGCCAGCCCAACGCTCAGCAAGATCAAATCGTCCGGCACGATTTCGATCGGTCACCGCACATCGTCGATCCCGTTCTCGTACTACGACGCGAACCAGAAGGTGATCGGCTTCTCGCAGGACATCTGCGATCGCGTGATTGATGCGGTCAAGAAGGAAACCGGCACGCCGAATCTGCAGGTGCGCATGGTGCCCGTGACGTCGCAGAACCGGCAGTCGCTGGTCCAGAATGGCACGGTGGACCTGGAGTGTGGCGTGACCACCAACCTGAAGTCGCGCCAGCAGCAGGTGGCGTTCTCCACCACGTTCTTCGTGGCCGGCACGCGACTGCTGGTGAAGAAGGGCAGCCCGGTCCATGACTTCGGCGATCTGTCGGGCAAGGCCGTGGTGACGAACGCCGGCACCACGTCGGAACGCATCCTGCGCAAGCTCAACGACGAGAAGGGCGCCAACATCACGATCCAGAGCGCCAAGGACTATGGCGAATCGTTCCTGATCCTGCAGTCGGGCCGCGTGGCCGCGTTCATGATGGACGACGTGCTGCTGTCCGGCTCGCGCACGCTGGCGCCGAACCCCAATGACTGGGTGGTGGTGGGCACGCCGCAGTCGTTCGAGGCGTACGGCTTCATGATGCGCAAGGATGACCCCGGCTTCAAACAAGTCGTGGATGCCACCACGACGGGCCTGATGCGCAGCGGCGAGATCAACACGCTCTACACCAAGTGGTTCCTGAAGCCGGTGCCGCCGAAGAACCTCAGCTTCGACTTGCCGCAGAGCGAGCAGATCAAGAAGGCCTACGCCAATCCGAATGATGAGGCGTTCGAGTAA